Proteins from a genomic interval of Streptomyces sp. Tu6071:
- a CDS encoding ATP-binding protein, giving the protein MATVELRFSALPAHVRTARLVAASVARRSGVDEAVLDEVRLAVGEACTRAVGLHRNHGVTEPVSVRLIEAENQFSIEVVDQAPHASVTDATPGAMIRDDEVDTEGEDEMGLAVISGLVDDVEVTTGENGGRLRMTWPAKPGVLADSGNPVV; this is encoded by the coding sequence ATGGCCACCGTCGAACTCCGCTTCAGCGCGCTGCCCGCGCACGTCAGGACGGCCCGGCTGGTGGCGGCATCGGTGGCACGTCGCTCCGGTGTCGACGAGGCCGTACTCGACGAGGTACGGCTCGCCGTGGGCGAGGCGTGCACGCGCGCCGTGGGTCTGCACCGCAACCACGGGGTGACCGAGCCGGTGAGCGTGCGGCTGATCGAGGCGGAGAACCAGTTCTCCATCGAGGTCGTCGACCAGGCCCCGCATGCCTCGGTGACGGATGCCACCCCCGGCGCGATGATCCGCGACGACGAGGTGGACACCGAGGGCGAGGACGAGATGGGCCTCGCGGTGATCAGCGGACTCGTCGACGACGTGGAAGTCACCACGGGCGAGAACGGCGGCCGTCTGCGGATGACGTGGCCGGCGAAACCGGGCGTCCTCGCGGACAGCGGGAACCCCGTCGTCTGA
- the bldG gene encoding anti-sigma factor antagonist BldG, whose amino-acid sequence MDLSLSTRNVSGPGGDRTVVEVGGEIDVYTAPKLREQLVELVNDGNFHLVVDMEGVDFLDSTGLGVLVGGLKRVRAHEGSLRLVCNQERILKIFRITGLTKVFPIHTSVEEAVAATD is encoded by the coding sequence GTGGACCTGTCCCTGTCGACTCGCAATGTGTCCGGCCCCGGTGGCGACCGTACGGTCGTCGAGGTTGGCGGCGAAATCGACGTTTACACCGCTCCCAAGCTGCGTGAGCAGCTCGTGGAGCTGGTGAACGACGGCAATTTCCACCTGGTGGTCGACATGGAAGGGGTCGACTTCCTCGACTCCACCGGTCTCGGCGTCCTGGTGGGTGGCCTCAAGCGTGTCCGGGCTCATGAGGGCTCGCTCCGTCTCGTGTGCAATCAGGAGCGCATTCTCAAGATCTTCCGAATCACGGGCCTGACGAAGGTCTTCCCCATTCACACCTCGGTCGAGGAAGCCGTCGCGGCCACCGACTGA
- a CDS encoding DEAD/DEAH box helicase, protein MAFNHLPVRAHDAFRALSAAPVTHSMSMATYSTTGRPPRGTAAQHSPRAVLDRLAGGSSRAERITHTEHLPPRPASYAVWPHQVRPEVIAAVQEAGIEHPWSHQARAAEHALNGESVVVSTGTASGKSLGYLVPVLSTLLDGSEAPNGRGATALYLAPTKALAADQRRAVRELAAPLGRAVRPAVYDGDTPVEEREWVRQYANYVLTNPDMLHRGILPSHPRWSSFLRALKYVVIDECHVYRGVFGSHVAQVLRRLRRLCARYGSEPVFLLASATAAEPALAGQRLTGLPIAEVAEDGSPRGEVVFALWEPPLTELQGEKGAPVRRTATAETADLLTDLTLQGVRSVAFVRSRRGAELISVIAKERLADRDRSLASRVAAYRGGYLAEERRALERALHSGELLGLAATTALELGVDVAGLDAVLIAGYPGTRASLWQQAGRAGRTGQGALAVLVARDDPLDTFLVHHPEAIFDQPVESTVLDPDNPYVLAPHLCAAAAELPLTGQDRDLFGPATAELLPQLEAAKLLRRRGLSWYWTRKERAADLTDIRGEGGPPVQIVEEGTGRLLGTVDASASHTTVHEGAVHLHQGRTYQVRTFDLDANVALVEEASPPYTTVARDTTSVSVLETDRSIPWGEGRLCFGSVEVTHQVVSYLRRRLLTGEVLGETKLDLPPRHLRTRAVWWTVTEDQLDAAVVHPQQLGGALHAAEHASIGLLPLFATCDRWDIGGVSVPLHPDTLLPTVFVYDGHPGGAGFAERAFATAREWLTATREAIAACECDSGCPSCVQSPKCGNGNEPLHKRAAVRLLTELLKGAPDAAPSPQTRPAPVPRPAAPPAP, encoded by the coding sequence ATGGCATTCAATCACTTACCGGTACGCGCGCACGACGCCTTCAGAGCATTGTCCGCCGCGCCAGTGACACACTCGATGTCGATGGCCACGTACTCCACGACCGGCCGGCCCCCTCGGGGCACGGCCGCACAGCACTCTCCCCGAGCCGTTCTGGACCGTCTCGCCGGGGGGTCGAGCCGCGCTGAGCGCATCACTCATACGGAGCACCTGCCCCCACGTCCGGCGAGCTATGCCGTCTGGCCGCATCAGGTTCGGCCGGAAGTGATCGCCGCCGTGCAGGAGGCCGGCATCGAACACCCGTGGTCGCACCAGGCCCGTGCGGCCGAGCACGCCCTGAACGGCGAGTCCGTCGTGGTCTCGACCGGCACCGCCTCCGGCAAGTCGCTCGGCTATCTCGTCCCTGTCCTCTCCACCCTCCTCGACGGCTCCGAGGCCCCCAACGGGCGTGGCGCCACCGCTCTGTACCTGGCCCCGACGAAGGCGCTCGCCGCCGACCAACGGCGCGCCGTGCGCGAACTCGCCGCCCCGCTCGGCCGCGCCGTGCGCCCCGCCGTCTACGACGGAGACACCCCCGTCGAGGAACGCGAGTGGGTCCGCCAGTACGCGAACTACGTCCTGACCAACCCCGACATGCTCCACCGGGGCATCCTGCCCTCGCACCCGCGCTGGTCCTCCTTCCTGCGCGCGCTCAAGTACGTCGTCATCGACGAGTGCCACGTCTACCGTGGCGTCTTCGGCTCCCACGTGGCCCAGGTCCTGCGCCGGCTGCGCAGGCTCTGCGCCCGGTACGGCTCCGAGCCCGTCTTCCTCCTCGCCTCCGCCACCGCCGCCGAACCGGCCCTCGCCGGACAGCGGCTCACGGGACTGCCGATCGCCGAGGTCGCCGAGGACGGCTCCCCGCGCGGCGAGGTCGTCTTCGCCCTCTGGGAGCCCCCGCTCACCGAACTCCAGGGCGAGAAGGGCGCGCCCGTCCGCCGCACCGCGACCGCCGAGACCGCCGACCTCCTCACCGACCTCACACTCCAGGGTGTGAGATCCGTCGCTTTCGTACGCTCCCGGCGCGGCGCCGAGCTGATCTCCGTCATCGCCAAGGAGCGCCTGGCCGACCGGGACCGGAGCCTCGCGTCCCGCGTCGCCGCCTACCGCGGCGGCTACCTCGCCGAGGAACGCCGCGCCCTGGAACGCGCCCTGCACTCCGGCGAGCTCCTCGGCCTCGCCGCCACCACGGCCCTCGAACTCGGCGTCGACGTGGCCGGTCTCGACGCCGTCCTCATCGCCGGCTACCCCGGCACGCGCGCCTCTCTGTGGCAGCAGGCGGGACGCGCGGGCCGTACGGGGCAGGGCGCCCTCGCCGTCCTGGTCGCCCGCGACGACCCGCTGGACACCTTCCTCGTCCACCACCCCGAAGCGATCTTCGACCAGCCGGTCGAGTCCACCGTCCTCGACCCGGACAACCCCTACGTCCTCGCCCCGCACCTGTGCGCGGCAGCCGCCGAGCTGCCCCTGACCGGGCAGGACAGGGACCTGTTCGGCCCGGCGACCGCCGAGCTGCTCCCGCAGCTGGAGGCCGCCAAGCTGCTGCGCCGCCGCGGCCTGTCCTGGTATTGGACCCGCAAGGAGCGTGCCGCCGACCTCACGGACATCCGCGGCGAGGGCGGCCCCCCGGTGCAGATCGTCGAGGAGGGCACGGGCCGCCTGCTCGGCACCGTCGACGCCTCCGCCTCGCACACGACCGTCCACGAGGGCGCCGTCCACCTCCACCAGGGCCGCACTTACCAGGTGCGTACCTTCGATCTCGACGCGAACGTCGCCCTCGTCGAGGAGGCGTCACCCCCGTACACGACAGTCGCCCGTGACACCACCTCCGTTTCCGTCCTGGAGACCGATCGCTCGATCCCCTGGGGCGAGGGCCGCCTGTGCTTCGGCTCGGTCGAGGTGACCCACCAGGTCGTCTCCTACCTGCGCCGCCGGCTCCTGACCGGTGAGGTCCTCGGCGAGACGAAACTCGACCTGCCGCCGCGCCACCTGCGGACCCGCGCCGTGTGGTGGACCGTCACCGAGGACCAGCTCGACGCAGCCGTCGTCCACCCCCAGCAACTCGGCGGCGCCCTCCACGCCGCCGAACACGCCTCCATCGGTCTCCTTCCGCTCTTCGCCACCTGCGACCGCTGGGACATCGGCGGAGTCTCCGTACCGCTCCACCCCGACACCCTGCTGCCCACCGTCTTCGTCTACGACGGCCACCCCGGCGGCGCCGGCTTCGCCGAACGCGCCTTCGCCACCGCCCGCGAGTGGCTCACCGCGACGCGCGAGGCCATCGCCGCCTGCGAGTGCGACTCCGGCTGCCCCTCCTGCGTCCAGTCGCCCAAGTGCGGCAACGGCAACGAGCCCCTCCACAAACGCGCTGCCGTCCGCCTCCTCACCGAACTCCTCAAGGGCGCCCCCGACGCGGCTCCGTCGCCGCAGACCCGCCCGGCGCCAGTGCCCCGACCGGCGGCCCCGCCCGCGCCCTGA
- a CDS encoding Rv3654c family TadE-like protein, with protein sequence MNPVGRTWAGDGRGAGDRGAATVWAVAVLAMLGVLFGGVLACGQVVLARHRAAQVADLGALAAADSWVGGTDAACGAAGRVAGAQGGRLAGCRLRGRYADVTSVGSVGPWTVRVRARAGPPVGALAPGGSAATEPRRGRP encoded by the coding sequence GTGAATCCTGTGGGCAGGACGTGGGCGGGGGACGGCCGGGGTGCGGGGGACCGAGGGGCGGCGACGGTGTGGGCCGTCGCGGTACTCGCCATGCTCGGGGTCCTCTTCGGCGGTGTCCTCGCCTGCGGGCAGGTGGTGCTCGCCAGGCACCGGGCCGCCCAGGTCGCCGACCTGGGAGCGCTGGCGGCGGCGGACTCGTGGGTGGGCGGGACGGACGCGGCCTGCGGCGCGGCCGGGCGGGTGGCCGGGGCGCAAGGCGGGCGGCTCGCCGGGTGCAGGCTGCGCGGCCGGTACGCGGATGTCACCTCGGTGGGGTCCGTCGGGCCGTGGACGGTGAGAGTCAGGGCGCGGGCGGGGCCGCCGGTCGGGGCACTGGCGCCGGGCGGGTCTGCGGCGACGGAGCCGCGTCGGGGGCGCCCTTGA
- a CDS encoding TadE family type IV pilus minor pilin, with product MGEGRGAGRCAVRAAARGRRSLGRFAGRGGDEGTVTVESAVVLPLLVAVTLALVWALFAAAAQVRCVDAAGAGARSAARQDPEARTVATARKVAPDGARVRVEREGDLVRVKVTAEAPGPGGLGVRLGSSAVALAEEVVGAGELAS from the coding sequence ATGGGTGAGGGGCGCGGTGCCGGGCGGTGTGCGGTGCGGGCCGCCGCCCGGGGGCGTCGCTCGCTCGGCCGTTTCGCCGGGCGCGGGGGCGACGAGGGGACGGTGACGGTGGAATCGGCGGTGGTTCTGCCTCTTCTCGTGGCGGTGACGCTCGCCCTCGTGTGGGCGCTGTTCGCGGCGGCGGCGCAGGTGCGGTGCGTGGACGCCGCCGGTGCCGGCGCCCGGTCCGCCGCCCGGCAGGACCCCGAGGCGAGGACGGTGGCGACGGCCCGGAAGGTGGCGCCGGATGGCGCGCGGGTGCGGGTCGAGCGCGAGGGGGACCTCGTACGGGTGAAGGTCACGGCGGAGGCGCCGGGGCCCGGCGGGCTCGGGGTGCGACTTGGCTCCTCCGCCGTAGCGCTCGCCGAAGAGGTTGTCGGCGCGGGGGAGTTGGCCTCGTGA
- a CDS encoding DUF4244 domain-containing protein yields MEPVGSVEVNVSAAVGDPAEAGASATPSDLPGAARVVAGAGRRKTKAGGRKRRTGSGRGAAGSALAPGTRASKPAGPGSADGGAAEAVGAEEAKTGSLPVDAERGAGAARAGAALVRARRRAEVLDRQRSAVERGADFSRYHRRDAARRELMRRRIRWTLRQATKEVRERGDLGMATAEYAVALLAAVGLATVLYKVVTGGAVQSALQAAVMKALHG; encoded by the coding sequence GTGGAACCGGTGGGCTCGGTGGAGGTCAACGTCTCCGCAGCGGTTGGCGATCCTGCGGAGGCGGGCGCTTCCGCGACGCCGAGCGATCTGCCGGGGGCCGCGCGCGTGGTGGCTGGTGCTGGTCGCCGGAAGACGAAGGCCGGTGGGCGCAAGCGGCGAACGGGATCGGGGCGGGGCGCGGCCGGTAGTGCCCTTGCGCCCGGCACGCGCGCGTCGAAGCCTGCGGGTCCGGGGTCGGCTGATGGCGGCGCGGCGGAGGCTGTCGGGGCGGAGGAGGCGAAGACCGGTTCCCTGCCGGTGGACGCGGAACGTGGCGCGGGGGCGGCGCGGGCCGGGGCGGCGCTGGTGCGGGCGCGGCGCCGGGCGGAAGTGCTCGATCGTCAGCGGTCCGCCGTGGAGAGGGGCGCGGACTTCTCCCGGTACCACCGCAGGGACGCGGCGCGGCGGGAACTGATGCGGCGGCGCATCCGCTGGACCCTCCGGCAGGCGACGAAGGAGGTGCGGGAGCGCGGCGATCTCGGGATGGCGACCGCCGAGTACGCCGTCGCGCTGCTCGCTGCCGTGGGGCTCGCCACGGTGCTCTACAAGGTTGTCACGGGCGGGGCGGTGCAATCGGCCCTGCAGGCGGCGGTGATGAAGGCGCTCCATGGGTGA
- a CDS encoding type II secretion system F family protein: MNAEAVHRMGIALWALTLLLLPATLLARRRRAVVRGRGRRLFGAAWGGSPLRTGIRAEPAAARRWVSVVGAGCAVWSLVGGTPGAACGFTVACVVHRWMRADDVRRSRSASEDGGPPRNFRRPRRREEGTPADLPLAADLLAACVAAGAGPVEAAEAVGASLDELVGERLRHVAAEIRLGGEPERAWALFGSLPGAGGLAGLLQRATVSGAPVAGPALALAADCRARWARGATAAARRAGVLVTAPLGLCFLPAFLLLGVAPVLLGLAGELTRR, translated from the coding sequence GTGAACGCGGAGGCCGTCCACAGGATGGGGATCGCGTTGTGGGCGCTGACGCTGCTCCTTCTCCCGGCGACGCTCCTCGCCCGCCGCCGGCGAGCGGTGGTACGGGGCCGTGGGCGGCGGCTGTTCGGCGCGGCGTGGGGTGGCTCTCCGCTCCGCACGGGCATTCGGGCGGAGCCTGCCGCGGCGCGGCGGTGGGTGAGCGTTGTGGGAGCGGGGTGCGCCGTGTGGTCGCTGGTCGGCGGTACGCCGGGGGCGGCCTGCGGGTTCACGGTGGCCTGCGTCGTGCACCGGTGGATGCGTGCTGACGACGTACGCCGGTCGAGGAGCGCGTCCGAAGACGGTGGGCCGCCGAGGAACTTTCGGCGACCACGGCGGCGGGAGGAAGGGACTCCGGCCGATCTGCCGCTCGCGGCGGACCTCCTCGCCGCCTGCGTGGCGGCGGGGGCGGGGCCGGTGGAAGCGGCGGAGGCGGTAGGCGCCTCGCTCGACGAGCTGGTCGGGGAGCGGTTGCGGCACGTCGCGGCGGAGATCCGGCTGGGCGGAGAACCGGAGCGGGCCTGGGCCCTGTTCGGCTCGTTGCCCGGGGCGGGCGGGCTCGCGGGCCTGCTCCAGCGCGCCACGGTCTCCGGCGCGCCGGTCGCGGGACCGGCCCTGGCGCTTGCGGCGGACTGCCGCGCCCGCTGGGCGCGCGGCGCCACCGCGGCGGCTCGGCGGGCCGGGGTGCTCGTGACGGCGCCGCTCGGCCTCTGCTTCCTGCCGGCCTTCCTACTTCTCGGGGTGGCGCCCGTGCTGCTGGGGCTGGCGGGGGAGTTGACGCGCCGCTGA
- a CDS encoding type II secretion system F family protein: MSGHSWAALAEAAPGCLGVLGSPAWALVLAVAGLVVVRRVGRPGTARARALLTGGTGQEPPEAWRRALARLRAGWRPEWWCPPGAAAVALLAGSFVPLVLALPAWPVVRRVRRTRAEARARAARADAVVVLCGLLAGEVRAGSGPAEALAHTVNACGELGPARADILAAARFGGDVPAALRQAARVPGAEGLVGLAACWRVALDRGAGLAVGLERLERALLADRDQRADLLAQLSGARATAGLLAALPLLGLLLGSAVGAAPLRVLFGSAPGFVCLVIGSGLEAAGVWWCLWLVRQAQRGAGVAR; this comes from the coding sequence ATGAGCGGGCACTCCTGGGCGGCGCTCGCGGAAGCGGCGCCCGGATGCCTCGGGGTGCTCGGATCACCCGCCTGGGCGCTCGTGCTGGCAGTGGCGGGCCTGGTGGTCGTACGCCGGGTCGGGCGGCCGGGCACCGCGAGGGCCAGGGCGCTGCTGACCGGCGGCACAGGGCAGGAGCCGCCCGAGGCGTGGCGACGCGCGCTCGCGCGACTGCGGGCCGGGTGGCGCCCGGAGTGGTGGTGTCCGCCGGGGGCGGCGGCGGTGGCACTGCTGGCGGGCTCCTTCGTCCCGCTGGTGCTGGCGCTGCCCGCCTGGCCAGTCGTGCGTCGCGTGCGTCGCACCCGCGCGGAGGCCCGCGCGCGGGCCGCACGAGCGGACGCGGTGGTGGTGCTGTGCGGACTCCTGGCCGGCGAGGTACGCGCCGGTAGCGGACCGGCCGAGGCCCTGGCCCACACGGTGAACGCCTGCGGCGAGCTAGGCCCGGCTCGGGCGGACATCCTCGCGGCGGCTCGCTTCGGCGGAGACGTTCCGGCGGCACTGCGCCAGGCGGCGCGCGTGCCGGGCGCCGAAGGGCTGGTCGGCCTGGCCGCCTGCTGGCGCGTGGCGCTCGACCGCGGAGCCGGGCTCGCGGTCGGCCTGGAGCGACTGGAGCGCGCGCTCCTCGCCGACCGGGACCAGCGCGCGGACCTCCTCGCGCAGCTGAGCGGAGCGCGCGCGACGGCGGGGCTGTTGGCCGCGTTGCCGCTCCTCGGACTGCTCCTGGGATCGGCGGTCGGCGCGGCACCGCTGCGCGTGCTGTTCGGCTCGGCGCCGGGGTTCGTGTGCCTTGTGATCGGGAGCGGGCTGGAGGCCGCCGGCGTGTGGTGGTGCCTGTGGCTCGTACGGCAGGCACAGCGCGGGGCGGGGGTGGCGCGGTGA
- a CDS encoding TadA family conjugal transfer-associated ATPase has product MIATAEGLLDGVRRWLAERGAEPTPAKVALAVREQGGVLGDSEVLRFTHLLRCELIGAGPLEPLLADPEVTDVLVSAPDRVWVERGGGLELSGVRFADAAAVRRLAQRLAAVAGRRLDDAHPWVDARLPDGTRLHAVLPPVAVGSACLSLRVVRPRAFTLAELTAAGTIPPGGDTVLRALVAGRLSFLVSGGTGTGKTTLLSALLGLAGPTERLVLAEDSAELRPAHPHVVRLETRPANQEGAGRVTLQDLVRQALRMRPDRLVVGEVRGAEVVHLLAALNTGHEGGCCTVHANTASDVPARLEALGTAAGLDRAALHSQVAAALSVVLHLARDSAGRRRIAEIRVFARDPAGLVTTVPALRWGEEAFVREEGWPRLRELLRERGQELAS; this is encoded by the coding sequence GTGATCGCCACCGCCGAAGGGCTCCTCGACGGCGTGCGCCGCTGGCTCGCCGAGCGCGGCGCCGAACCCACCCCGGCCAAGGTCGCGCTCGCCGTCCGGGAGCAGGGGGGCGTGCTGGGCGACAGCGAGGTGCTGCGCTTCACGCACCTCCTGCGATGTGAACTCATCGGCGCCGGACCGCTCGAACCGCTGCTCGCCGACCCGGAGGTGACGGACGTCCTGGTCTCCGCGCCGGACCGGGTCTGGGTGGAGCGCGGCGGCGGCCTTGAGCTGAGCGGTGTGCGCTTCGCGGACGCCGCGGCGGTACGGCGGCTCGCGCAGCGCCTCGCCGCCGTCGCCGGCCGCCGCCTCGACGACGCCCACCCCTGGGTGGACGCGCGCCTGCCCGACGGGACACGCCTGCACGCCGTGCTGCCCCCGGTCGCGGTCGGCTCCGCGTGCCTGTCCTTGCGGGTCGTGCGCCCCCGCGCCTTCACCCTGGCCGAACTGACGGCGGCCGGCACGATCCCGCCCGGCGGGGACACCGTCCTGCGCGCGCTCGTCGCCGGACGGCTCTCCTTCCTGGTCAGTGGCGGTACGGGTACAGGCAAGACGACGCTGCTCAGCGCGTTGCTCGGCCTCGCGGGGCCGACGGAGCGCCTCGTGCTGGCCGAGGACTCCGCCGAGCTGAGGCCCGCCCACCCCCACGTCGTGCGGCTGGAGACGAGGCCCGCCAACCAGGAGGGCGCGGGGCGCGTCACGCTCCAGGACCTCGTCCGGCAGGCGCTGCGAATGCGGCCCGACCGGCTCGTGGTCGGCGAAGTGCGCGGCGCCGAGGTCGTACACCTCCTCGCCGCTCTCAACACAGGCCACGAAGGCGGTTGTTGCACCGTCCACGCCAATACGGCCTCTGATGTTCCGGCCCGCCTGGAGGCGCTCGGGACCGCTGCCGGGCTCGACCGGGCCGCGCTGCACAGCCAGGTGGCCGCCGCGCTCTCCGTGGTCCTGCACCTGGCCAGGGACAGTGCGGGGCGGCGCAGGATCGCCGAGATCCGGGTGTTCGCGCGCGACCCGGCCGGGCTCGTCACGACGGTGCCCGCGCTGCGCTGGGGTGAGGAAGCCTTTGTACGTGAGGAAGGCTGGCCCCGGCTCAGGGAGTTGCTGCGCGAACGGGGCCAGGAGCTGGCGTCATGA
- a CDS encoding HAD family hydrolase — translation MLGPVENHSLPRTAAFFDLDKTVIAKSSTLTFSKSFYQGGLINRRAALRTAYTQFVFLVGGADHDQMERMRSYLSSLCRGWNVRQVKEIVAETLHDLIDPIIYDEAASLIEEHHAAGRDVVIVSTSGAEVVEPIGELLGADRVVATRMVVGEDGCYTGEVEYYAYGPTKAEAVKELAATEGYDLARCYAYSDSATDLPMLEAVGHPAAVNPDRTLRKEAQAREWPVLDFHRPVRLKQRLPRFRPPTPALLAAAAFGAVAAAGLVWYSSRRRSLTSS, via the coding sequence ATGCTCGGCCCCGTGGAAAACCACTCCTTGCCGCGCACGGCCGCCTTCTTCGATCTCGACAAGACCGTCATTGCGAAGTCGAGCACACTCACGTTCAGCAAGTCCTTCTATCAAGGCGGACTGATCAACCGCAGGGCCGCTCTGCGAACGGCGTACACGCAGTTCGTCTTCCTCGTGGGCGGCGCCGACCACGACCAGATGGAGCGGATGCGCTCTTATCTCTCCTCCCTGTGTCGCGGCTGGAACGTGCGGCAGGTCAAGGAGATCGTGGCCGAGACCCTGCACGACCTCATCGACCCGATCATCTACGACGAGGCGGCGTCCCTCATCGAGGAGCACCACGCGGCCGGGCGCGACGTGGTGATCGTCTCCACCTCGGGCGCCGAAGTGGTGGAGCCGATCGGCGAGTTGCTGGGTGCCGACCGGGTCGTCGCGACCCGCATGGTGGTGGGTGAGGACGGGTGCTACACGGGCGAAGTGGAGTACTACGCCTACGGCCCCACCAAGGCCGAGGCGGTGAAGGAACTGGCGGCGACCGAGGGCTACGACCTGGCCCGCTGCTACGCCTACAGCGACTCGGCGACCGACCTGCCGATGCTGGAGGCGGTGGGACACCCGGCCGCCGTCAACCCCGACCGCACGCTGCGGAAGGAGGCACAGGCCCGTGAGTGGCCAGTACTGGATTTCCACCGTCCGGTACGGCTCAAGCAGCGCCTGCCGAGGTTCCGGCCGCCCACGCCGGCGCTCCTCGCCGCGGCGGCGTTCGGCGCCGTCGCCGCCGCGGGGCTGGTCTGGTACTCCAGCCGCCGCCGCTCGCTCACGAGCAGCTGA
- a CDS encoding ATP-binding protein — MKIAFVGKGGSGKTTLAALFVRHLARTGAPVLAVDADINQHLGVALGLAEEEAAQLPAMGVRLPLIKEYLRGSNPRIASVDTMIKTTPPGAGSRLLRVAEANPVHDACARRVELDGADARLMVTGAFTEADLGVACYHSKVGAVELYLNHLVDGRDEYVVVDMTAGADSFASGLFTRFDMTFLVAEPTRRGVSVYRQYKEYARDFGVALRVVGNKVDEPDDLAFLRDEVGEDLLVTVGRSGWVRAMEKGRSAPFGELEEENRAALASLQGCADATYTRRDWERYTRQMVHFHLKNARSWGNDRTGANLASQVDPDFVLDESGRKRSPGGLRHVLDQDAMTDAV; from the coding sequence ATGAAGATCGCTTTCGTAGGGAAGGGCGGCAGCGGCAAGACGACCCTGGCCGCACTCTTCGTTCGTCACCTCGCGCGGACGGGCGCCCCCGTCCTGGCCGTGGACGCCGACATCAATCAGCACCTCGGCGTGGCCCTCGGCCTGGCCGAGGAGGAGGCCGCCCAGCTGCCTGCGATGGGCGTGCGCCTTCCGCTCATCAAGGAGTACCTGCGGGGGAGCAACCCCCGTATCGCCTCGGTGGACACCATGATCAAGACGACGCCGCCGGGAGCCGGTTCGCGTCTGCTGCGGGTGGCGGAGGCGAACCCGGTGCACGACGCCTGCGCACGCCGGGTGGAGCTGGACGGGGCGGACGCCCGGCTCATGGTCACGGGGGCGTTCACCGAGGCGGATCTCGGGGTGGCCTGCTACCACTCGAAGGTCGGGGCGGTGGAGCTGTACCTGAACCACCTCGTCGACGGGCGGGACGAGTACGTGGTGGTGGACATGACCGCCGGAGCGGACTCCTTCGCCTCCGGTCTGTTCACCCGCTTCGACATGACCTTCCTGGTGGCGGAGCCCACCCGGCGGGGCGTGTCGGTGTACCGCCAGTACAAGGAGTACGCACGGGACTTCGGGGTGGCGCTCCGCGTCGTGGGCAACAAGGTGGACGAGCCGGACGACCTCGCGTTCCTGCGGGACGAAGTCGGCGAAGACTTGCTGGTGACGGTCGGCAGGTCGGGGTGGGTGCGGGCGATGGAGAAGGGGCGCTCGGCGCCGTTCGGGGAGCTGGAGGAGGAGAACAGGGCGGCTCTGGCCAGTCTCCAAGGGTGCGCGGACGCCACGTACACGCGGCGGGACTGGGAGCGGTACACGCGGCAGATGGTGCACTTCCACCTGAAGAACGCGCGGAGCTGGGGCAACGACCGGACCGGGGCGAACCTCGCCTCGCAGGTCGACCCCGACTTCGTTCTGGACGAGAGCGGACGGAAGCGGAGTCCGGGCGGCTTGCGGCACGTGCTCGACCAGGACGCGATGACGGACGCGGTCTGA